Within the Halococcus salifodinae DSM 8989 genome, the region ATCGCCGTCGGATTGAACTCGATAGACTCCGTACCAGTGTTCTCGAAGCGCATCCGCACGAACGCGAGGATTTTGTCCGAACTGGCGGCCACCAGTCCCGGTTGCTTGCTGGTATTGAAGCCACTCTGGATGGTGAAGAACAGCGCTGGCGTGAATCGGGCGCTTTTCACTGTTGCAGTGAGGCTGTCGCTGAAGGCAAGCGACTGGCCGGGTTGTTTCACGATCGGATCGACAGTCACCGTGTGAGTCGCGTTGGTGCCAGTCAGCGAGAGCGTGTAGGTATCAGCTGCCGGAAAGCTGATCGCGGTATCATTCGCTTTCCCAACTTTGCCCGGCTGTACGTCGTCGATCGAGACGTTCGCAGTGGTGTTGCTCCGTCCTTTGGTGACCTGGATCTGGCCGGTGAACGTGCCATTGCGGCCGCCGGTGTTCGCCACGGAGACGGGAACCGTGATGTTGTCGCCGACAGTCGCATTCGCTGGTCCACCGAGTTCGGCACGCGAAAACGCTGCCGGACCGCTCCGGGTCGTTTCTGGAGCATCGATTCCAGACTCCGATTGAGTCGTTTCGATGACGTCGATCCCAGACTCTGATTGGGTCGTTCCATTCGTTCCTGACCCGTTCGTTTCACTGCTGGAATTTAAGCTATTGCAGCCGGCGAGAAGGGCTGTCAGACTGGTCCCACCTCCAAGGAGGATCTCTCTGCGGTTCATCGTCGTACAGTTTTTCTTCTCTCTGGCCTGTCCAATTTACTTGTCGGTTTCTTTGAGCACAACTAAGCTTTCCCGGGGTAACTGAGATCGAACCCAGGAAGAGAAGATGCGGGAGAAGGAATTTGCCCGAGCATTGATATAGGAAGGCAGAACAGTCTGCAGTATGGCCAGTGATCGGCGGCGATCTAACCGACGGAAAAGCATCGAGACGGAGTACGATCACGTCGACAAGAGCTTTGGTCCCGACGAGCGGAACATGGACGATCCCTCTGAAAAGTACGAATGGGTATCGGAACCAGATCGTCCTCAACCGGGGAGCGGTGAATCCGTCCACTGCCGGGGCGAGAGCGATGATGACTGGGAAGAACCCGAGTCACTCTACTGAAAAACCCCAATTCTCTCGACATACGGGCGTAGGTATTCACTACTGGGCTTTTTCGATTGCGTCGATCAGTGAGTTTGCGGACGGGGCTTCGAGCTTCTCCTCGTTGACGTACACGGTTGGCGTCGCCGACACGCCACGATCAGACGCCTGCTTGGCTTCAGCGTTGAGCAGCTTGCAGTATGCGCCCGTCTTTGCTGCCTGCCGTACCTTCTCGCCATCGATATTCGCGTTCAACTCAGCAGCAAGATCCTTGAACAGACCATGCGAGAAATCATCCTGCCGACGGAACAGTGCCACCGTATACGCGAACATCGCTTGGTCCCCACCGAGTCGCTGGACTTCGCGAGCAGCGTTCGCAGCCGGACGGCTCCAGTCGTTAACCGGGATCGGGAAATCGTGATGGACGTAGCGGACCGCCCCTGACGCAACAAACTCGCGGCGGATTTGGGGAAAGGTGTTGAGCGCATAGTCTCGGCAGTGAGGACACGAGTAGTCGACATACTCTGTCACAGTTACCGGGGCGTTCGAGTTGCCAAGTGCAGGGGGATCGAGCTTCGCTGGTGGAGACGAGTCGCACGTTGGTGTCGAAGGCCCACTGGCCTGCTCCAAGAGAACATATCCGCCCCCTACACCAGTCAGTCCCACCCCTCCAGCTGCGAGTAGTCGGCGGCGTGTGATCGTTGGAGTCATTTGTGTCGGTTCAGCGATTGTTCTTCGCCTTTCCTGAAATACTCTCTGCCACCCAGATTGGCCAGTAGCCAACAGGCCCCCTCAGTTTTTCCGCTCCCGGTGGTGCGAGGTGTTCTCAGTACCGATGAGCACAGACACATCCGCGACCTCCGGCTCCAGCCTGCACTCCACGCTCGACACGCGAACGCAACGCGCGATCGATGAATCGATGACCATCACCACTCACGAACTCGGAACGTACCACGTCGAATCCGCTTCCGAAGCGACCTACATCGTCCATCTTCCGCCTGAAAGCAGATCAACCGAGGATGACTCACCAACATGCAGCTGTCCAGATCACACGACCCAACCCTCGAAGACGGACTGCAAGCATCTTCGACGGGTGAAACTCGATATCGCGTGCGGTGACCTCGCCCATCCGAATGAATGGCCCTCCGATGCAGAGCTCGCCGAACGGGAGCCGGCACGTCCAAACGACACGTCGTCGCCGGTAGCCCCGGCGCTTGCGACTGACGGCGGAGAGGCGGTCGGGGCAACCCCGTCCACGTCCAGCACTTCGATCGGTGCCGGTCCGGAAATAGCGGTTGAAGAGCCAACAGTCACCGATGAAAAGCCAAGGGAGGTCGTACTCGATGCCCCACGCGATCTCTGTCATCGCATCTCCGAGCGTATCAGCGAAATCGAATTCGAGATCGAGCAGCGACGAGGCGAACTGAAAGACCTGGAGACGACGCTTTCGGTCCTTGAAGACCTCGTACCAGAGCTGGATGTCAGTGAGTCCGGCAAGTAGATGTCGCCACGCAGAACGTTTATTATCCATGAGAAAGCTACCGATACCATCCCATGGCTTCCGTCGAAACAGCTGACTGGCTTCACCTGACCGATGATGAAGAGGTGATTTGGGATGGACATCCCTCGCTCTATACAATCGGTTCGGATATCCTGTTCAGCCTTGCTCTCATCGTCGTTGGTCTCGGACTCACCACCGCGTTCCTGATCCCACTGGACTGGGTGCCGGAAACACTCACTGAACAGTGGGCGTTGCTTCCGCTCGTCTTCGTCGTAGCTGGCATCGTATTCTTCGCGATCCAGTATGGAATGCTCAGACGGACTCACTACGTGATCACTACCGAAGAGGTGTACCGAAAAGAGGGGCTGATCAGCCAAGACGTTCTCAAGATTCGTCACGATCGGATTCAGAATACCACCTGCAGTCAGTCGGCGCTCGAACGTCTCTTCTCGCTCGGCGATATCACAATCTACACAGCAGGGTCTGACGATCTCGAGATACTTCTTACGAACGTATCCCAACCGCAGGACGTGAACGGGATTCTCACCGAGGCGTTTGATTCCGTAAATGATGACGGACAAGCAGACCCGCAGCCACTCTAAGGGGTACGTGGGGCCGGTATCGATCCATCGTCGAGCAAGGTAACGAGCTCGTCATGCATGGCCTCACGTCGATGCTTCCGCTGTTCAGCTTCTGAAAGGTAGTTATCGAGGACGACTCCAGGATCAGAACTACCTTGATCTTCAGCGATCGGTGTGTAGCGCTCGGCGATTTGCTGGACAGCCTCACCATAGAGCGAGTACCAGAACCGCCGGCCCATCTTCGGAGTTGGTGTCTTCCCAGCAACAGTCACATCTGCGTTCTCAGCGAGCATGACGAAGTGGTTTCGAATGGTGTCAGTAACAATACATCCACGCTCAGATGCAGAAGACGGGAAAAGATACCCTGACCAGTCGCCTTCATCAGCAAGTGCATCAATCCGTGCGGTGAGGTCGTCGACGCCAACAAGCAGCGAGACCGTGCCCGGACCGTTCTTGCGTTCTCCTTCCTGAAACACCAGATGGGGATGTTCCGCATCTTCCTGATCAAGGTAGACGTGATCAACATCTACACGCTTCGGACAGTGATGGAGATTCTGTTTCATGAATTCAAACAATTCTAAACATCGAGAATTTCATTCAAAATCGTTGAACTGTGTGTTGTTTGAGTTGTTCTGTGATTTGATTAGATACATGCTTGTTGAGTGGTTCCGCCAGCGCCACCCGGTCAAGGGTGGCGTGGCGCGTGTAATCCAGAAAATCCGGACGCAGTAGAACAAGACGCTGGATTCGTTCAGCTAATCCCAACACACGGAGCCAGCGACGGCTGTCGCCAGAGCNGGCGTGGCGCGTGTAATCCAGAAAATCCGGACGCAGTAGAACAAGACGCTGGATTCGTTCAGCTAATCCCAACACACGGAGCCAGCGACGGCTGTCGCCAGAGCTGTGGTTTTCTTCGCTCCTTGGCACTGAGACGACGTATCTCTCGGTTCTCCGTCCATTTGCTCACATTCGGCTAAGCGTGCGCAGTCTACGCACCTGTTCCAGTGCCCCTCAAGCAGACACCCCGTGTGCGATATGAATTGGATGATTAGTCGTAGGGACACCCCGTGTGCGATATGAATTGGATGATTAGTCGTAGGGACACCCCGTGTGCGATATGAAAATCATGTTAAGAATATGGAATGTGGTGTTGGCTACTGTTACAAGGAATCGTACTCAGTGGACAGAACGCATGGTCATTTTCCATCGAAGAAATCTTGTATTTGAGCGTTCACGACAGATTCAATCAGTTCCTCATCATGTGTAATACCTTCACGCCGAATATTAGCTTGCAGCGTCTCAGCGACCACTTCAGGATCGTCCACAAATGTGTATTCTTTGTGAACCCCACTGCCGTAGCCTCGGCCTCGTTTCTCTGAGTCGACGAAATTGTAGGTCTCCGCTTCATTCATGTATCGAAGGAAAGAGTCACGTGATTTCTCGTCAACATCCAAAAGATCCGTAATGTATTGATAGACCCGGTACGCGATAGTACTGGGAACGGCACTTAGATTCCGCTGGGAATGGATAGGAACAATAGCTGCCGCATAGAGTGATAGTTTCTTCTGTGTCGACAGCCCCTGCATCTGCGTCAAAGTACGGTCGCGTTCAGCCTCTTTCTGAGCGTCTCGGAGGTGTTCTTCACGAACAATCTCCCCACCCTGCCGATCCGTAATCTCACCTGCCTTTCGGAAGAGGTCAATTGCCTTGCGTGCGTCACCATGGTCCTGCGCAGCGAACGCAGAACTAAGAGAAATAATGCCATCTTCAAGGACATCATCATAATAAGCATCGCGACGACGCTCTAGGATTGCTTGAAGCTGGGTCGCATCATAGTCCGAATAGACTACATCTTGTGGGTTGAATGAACTTTCTGCACGGCCATCAAGGTCTTCCATGAACCGTGGATCATTTGTGAGAGCAGCGACCGAGACGTGTCCCTCAATTCGTCCCAGCTGAGAAGCACGCGAAAGCTGATAGAGTAGTTTCGAGTATGCGGGTTCATCATTCGGATCACGTTGACGGCCAACAAGAAGATCAACTTCATCAAGAATGATAATAACAGAATTAAAATTATTGCTTAGAATCTGGTAAAATCGGTTAAGTTTCTGATCAGTCGAGATACCACTCTGAGGAACGCCTATATCGACGCCAGCTTCGATTGCAGCGTTTTTAACGAGTCGATAGACAGCGCGGTCGTGCGATTTTATAGTTTGACAATTGATTTTTATTACGCCGAAGCGATCGCCTTGAGAATTCGCAAGTTCTAGCACCTGTTGACAGACAGCATTGATGATGAGTGATTTCCCAGTGCCTGACGGTCCATACAGGAGCATATTAGGGGGGCGATTGCCCTGAAGCGCTGGCCGAAGGTAGGTGATAATATCATCCAACTGTTTATCGCGGCCGACGATACGATCTTCATCAATGACGGCGTCGGGATCAAGTAGTCCTTTGTCCCGAAAAACAGAATTTTGGACTCCCTGTTGAAGACGGCCCTTGATCGATTGTGAGAGAGACTGTTGTTCGTTGCCGTCAGCCATATCATGCGAGTACAGCGCGTTCTATAAATAAATATGGGTACCACGTGCGAGGTTAAATTTGCCGTATTCCTCAAATAGAAGGCTCGTATGGAGGGTGAAAACAGATTTAGGCTAACCGTGGGCGAAATCAAAACTAAATGCAGACCCCCCGTGTGCGAGATGAATTGGATGACATGACATGACATGTAGATGTTTGATTGGGAGTAGCGAACTCAGACACCCACCGTGTACAAGATGGAACCAAATTAGACCTCATGAATGAATCCAAATTTGTATGACACCCACACCCCGTGTGCGAAGTGAAATCAGTGAGAGAGGGTAGAAGACCATCTCCTACAGAATGGGACGAAATAGCTTGAAACAACGGCTTGTACACTGAAGATTGCTCAGAGAAGAGAATTGAGATATTAGCTTTAGATCAGATGGTTTTATATAGGTGTCCTATGAACCGGACCCGTACTGGAGCTTGAGATGGACTGTAGTGGTAAATTATCAACAGTAGACTGTAGCTCTGCTATTTCCCTGCTTGTTCCATGTTTGTGGGGTTGTGTTCCTCTTAACGCCTCTCTAGCCACTTTTAGCATCTAACCACCCTCAAAGCCGGTTGTACCCAGAACAAAAATCATCTCGCACACGGGGTGTGGGGGTAAGATACTCTCAAACCCAATCACAGATTAGTTTCATCACATAACACTACCCTCCACATATAATACATATAGTGGTGTTAATACACGAATCGGTAGTTAGTGAACCCTCTCGGGAAACTGACTCAGATTTCTAGTAGTATAACAAGTATATTATTTTTGAATGGCACTATCGATGGTCATGTCGGTTGCCGCCGAACCTGTTCGGACTGAACGTTGGGCCGGAACCACCACTCGGGACGAGTTCTCTTGAAATAGGCCCCCGCTCCAGGTCAATAATCAACAGTTCGTCGACGGTCCGTAACTCCTGTTTAAGCGGCGTCGGATCGTTTTCAACAACGACTTTGGCATCATCAAGCGCCGCTCTTGGTTGCTCTTGTGTAAACTGGAGCAATAGCGTGCAAGCAATTAACAACTAGGGATTAGAGACAGTCGCTACTTCAAGAAAATGGGCTATACAGAGGCTGAATGACGTCTCTTTTCACAATTCCACTACACTACCGAACTGTACTTCTGCGGTTAAGCGGAGGTACTGTTTTGCAACAGTTCACGCCTCCCGCGGAGGTCACCACGGTTGTAGAGAATGGACAGTTTCAGCGTGTTCGGCGCAACGGCGCTCGGATGGCCTTCGTCCCAGTAGCGATCAAGTGTCTGAACGTCCTCACGCTCAAAACCGACAGACACCGGTGTCGTCAACTCCGATCGTGCTACTCATTCATCTTTAACCGCAGAAGTACAACGAAGAGCGGCGCTGTTTGTATGCGAGTCACTCGTCGTCTTCCTCTTCATTGTCGTGATACTTTTTATCGAACTCTTTGAGATCGGTGAACCGAATCTGATCGTTAACGTGGTAGATTTCGCCGCGATTGTAGAGGAGGTCGAGGACGTGGTCGATGTCGCCAGTGGTGAACTCCTCGTCGGTGTCCTCCAGCGCCGTGCGAGCGGCTTCAGGCGGGATTTCTCGGCGTCCGTCATCGGCCTCCGGCGCTGCATCACGGAGAATATCGTAGGCTTCAACGGCATAGGAGGGGAGACGACGCCGTTCCATACTCATTCGTATGTGTCGAGGACAGAAAAACTTCGGCAGACGTTCGCCAGACCTGTCCCTGTTCGGGTTGATATGGCTACCGAGCGAGTCGTACTTCAGAACTCCTCTAACAGGTCATCCAGCATCGGACGCAACTTGTACTTGGGATAGTGGTCGTCCCGCATTGTTTCGACGTACTCACGCCATTCATCGAGTTCGTCAGCCGCCTGGGCCGCCTGTCCTGCTCGTCTGAGCCAGCGAACAGCCGTCGCGTAGCTGTCGTGTTGACCGTTTTCGATGATCGGTTCACCCTGAGACTTGCAGGTGCTGATCGCCCACTGAGGGCGTTCCTCTATGACTGCCTCAACGACTGGTTCGATCACGCTGGTCTGGCTGGTGCTATCCGCGAGTTCGATGGCTTCGTCGTACTGTTCTTCATGAAGGAACACCTCCACAGACCGGGCAGCAGTATTGCCACGTGGGTTCTGCGTACGGAGGAATTCGAGAAGGTTGGACTGAATGCCCTCCCAGTCGTCGGCAGCGATCTCTTCGACCGCTTGGTAGGCGCTCAACGACGGACTCGCCTCGAACGCAGTGACGGCTGCCTTCAGCGCGAGTTCGCAGTCGCCAGCACTGGCTGCTCGATCGCGTAGCCACTCTGCAAGCGTGTCTTTCCGGAACCCCTCAAGTGTCAGGCCGTGTTGGGCCACCCGCAAGGCTGCCTGTGTCTGGTCGTGCGCACGAAGCGTTGTGGCCACTTCGAGCACTGCACCTGGTGTCGATAACCGCTCGATGGTGTAGTCGACGGCCTCTTCGGTGCGTCCTTCCTGTACCAGCATCTTTGCGTACGCTTGGGACTGCGCTGCCGCCTCAGCGAGGTTGAGATACTCCCCGATGCGATTCTCTCGTTCGAGGATAGTGAGGCGGGCCGTGACAATGTCTTCAGCATATCTGGATTCCTCATCTTCCCAGAACTCTCCCCCGTCAAGGTCACCCTCCATTGCCTGCTGGACTCGTGCATCGTCCCACCCTTGTGCCGCCGCGTCTGCCGCAGCCCGAAACGTGGATTCACCCATGAAGTGCTGGAACTGACCATCCCACTCGGTGAGGCGCTCCTCCCAATCATCCCGCTCACGCTCGGTCAACTCGGCCGTGAGAATCGCTTCGATGAAGGCCTCACTGAGATCACCGAGAACCTCGTACACGCGAGGAATATCGTGGGGAAGGAGGCCGGCCCACCTGTTGTCCGCGAGTTCATCGGTGATCGCTGCGAGAACGTCGAGCGCGGTTTCGCCGTCCCCGGCCTCGAGAGCCATCCGTGCCTGCTCGATCAACGCGTCGAGTTCCTCGGCCATGCGCTCTGCCTCAGCGTAGGCATCGTTGTGGCCTCTCTGTCCCGGTTTTGGTAGCGCGTGGTTTGTTTGGCGACGAATCGAGTCAAGACTCACCGACACAGATGCGGTGGTATCTGACTCGTCGTCAGCGGTGGTGAGACGGGTTTCGACCCAGTCAGCCACCTCTGGACGATTGTCAGCGAGCTCGACGAGCAGACTCTGCAGTGTCTCCCGGTTCGCGTCGGCAATCAGCTCCGAGATCGGCTGTCGGTTACTTACCCGCTCAGAATCACGGATGTACGTCAACAACACAGCAACGCGATGCTTGCAGATCCCGCCATGGTCGTACGGACAGGAACAGTCGGTCCGCGCGACGCCAGCATCGTCGAACTCGATGGTTACCGTGTAGGGCTGGTACTGGCTTCCCTCGACATCGGCCCGGACTGTCTCACCGCGCTGAACCACGTCGCTGACTGCTCCTCGCTCGTAGTATGACTGTCCGCGATCGTACGATGTGGATCTGGCCAGTTCCCGAACAGTCGCTTCTGTCACGGTGGGCCACTGCTCGCTACTCATGCTCTTGGGGGGCTGCTACGACAGGCCCGATATTATACTCTGTGTCGTTCCATGGCAGCAAATTCGATCGGCCTCAGTTGCTGTGTCGGCACCGAATACAGAATCTCTGAACTCATTCTCACCCTACTTTCGGACACGAACCCAATGCTCTCGGAGACAAGCCAATGATGAAATTCACCTGTGATCAGTCGGTGTAGTTGGTACCCGGCGCGAGGTCACTTGGTTGCTGGCCGGCAGGATACGAAACAGTTCGGGTATTGCAGTCTCCACACCTGTACCGGTTGGGATGGCGGGTCTCTTCGCAGTGTTGGGCGTAACCGAGGCTGAAACACCCGTCGGGACAGGCGTGGATGATTCGTGGCTCGGACCAGGGAATACTTTCGACGTTACAGGATCCTGGGTCGAATCTGGTCGGTGTGTCTCTCCCGTCGCAACTGACGAGTGTTGTGTCACACTCTGGGCAGGTGTACTGCCAGGGGTTCTTGATGCGTTTTGTCCGCCGCTGATAGGGCCACTCGGTGCATCCGTTCGGACACGCCAATAGATAGGGCGCTGTCTGTGACGTGTCTGGAGTCTCTCGGTCGTCGCTTGTTTCCCACGGGAGGGTTGCCACGTAGCAGGTACCAGGTTCGAGATCAAACGGACAATCACCAGCGTCGTAGCTCACGAGACGCGTTTCACACTCGTTGCAGGCGTACTTCCAGGGGTACTTGATCCGCTTGGTTCGCTGGAGATATCCGCGCTCGAAGCAGCCGTCCGGACACGCAAGAACGTAGTCCGCGTCCAGGAGGTCGTCGCTGGCTTCGTAGCGTGCGGTCGGGTTCGCTCCTGCCCGTCGAGCTGCTTCCTTCCACTCACTACCGTGTGGTTGTACGTCCTGCCCGAGCGTCGAGAGGACGTGCGCGTGTGCAACTTCGTGGCGAACCGTATCTCGCCACTGGGAGTCACAAGTATCGTCGAACAACCGGCGAGCGATGCGGATCTGGTACTGGTCTGTTCCGGATTCGCCGTCGGGCTGCCGAACAGGCCGACACTCGCCGAGTTTGCGCTGGAACGAGTCAGTCACGTCGATATGAAACGAGTCGGGAGACAGACTCTCGAAACCGGCTCTATCGAGCGTGGTCGTAATTTCCTCGGCCACGAGACGACTGTACTCGACCATCTGCCCCACTATCGGCCGGAAGCAAGTATCAACGTCACGGTTGTTCGATCGTCTCTCAGTCGGCGGAGTTAGCACCGTATTCGCCGGCCGCTCGTTGGAGATCGAACGCGAAGTTGTCGTCGAAGTGCCGAAGACGGTCTGGAGGGATTGTATCTCCAAGGAGTGTCAGCAATCGGTCGATCTGGTCGTCCGTGAAGGTGACCCCGTACTTCAGTTCAGTGTATGGCTCCCAGTACTCCGGGAAATCCGGGAAGTCCTGTTCGAGTGGTGATTCCAGAATATACAGGTACTCGATGTCCTCGACGACGTCTGGCGATCGAAGCAGGCGTTCGAGGAGTGTAATTCCAGCGTCCGGATCGGCGAAGGTCACGTGTTCGAGGATATCGAGTGTGGACCAGTCGTCTTCGATTTCGGCGCGTTCGACAGTCCGGTCGAGAACAGCAACGTCAGGATGGCCGACTCCCCAGCCGTAAACACCAGCTGATCCCACCGCCCAGTCACCGTCCTCGTCGATCGTGATCGCTGCAAGGTACTCGAGTGCCCACGCCGGAATCTCCTCGACCCCCTGGTTGATCCGGATTCGAATCATACACCGGGCGACGACGTTGGCAAGCACCGACGAACAATGGTGATCACCGACACCTGGTGGATACGCGTCGATACACTCTTTGAGGAAGGCCCAGTCGATCTCCTCGTTCGTTGCAGCAGTATCCACGAGATCGATCACCTGTGGGAGATACTGCTTCATGATTTCCCGGAAGCGACTTCCTCCACTGCGTTCGAGTGTCGCTTCGATTGACCTATCCCACGCAGGGAGCAGGGGGTACACGTCGTGTTGCGTGCCGGGCGTCGTCTCTTCGAGCGCGGTTGTTAGCGGTGCGATGTCGCGTGGCATTGTCGATCAGCATCTCCTCGTCGAAGATGGTCCGATAAACGTTCGCCAGCGTATACGATCGATTTCGATGTCACGCCAGACATTGGTGTCGGACTCGCCCTCCCGTGGCGGGTTCAGTGGCAGCCACATCCTGCATGTGTCGATTGTCATGGATCGTGCTTCCACGTCTGGGATTGTAGGCGTTCCTTCCAAGGCTGACTCGCGTCAGTCCATGCCTGCTCGCCGCCGGAATGCTTGTTCGAGGACGGCGAGCATTTCCTCCAGATGGTCCTCGGGCACGTCATCAAACGTGGCTCGATACTTCTGTTCGGTGAGGGAAAGTTGGTCGTCAAGCACTTCCTCGGGATCTTCGGCGTCTCTGGCGCGACCAAGTGCCTGATCCCATATGTCTTTGTTCGGCAGCTGCTCGAATTCCGCGTCGACGAGTAACCCAGCATCGAAATCGAACTCTCGCATGTGTTCGGCAACGTCCCACTCGTCGGTGGTGAGATCGTAGGTGTACCGCTTGCGGATATGCCACCGCGCGGGCGTCGGCATCCCCCTGCCGGTCGCCGATGTCGAAGGGAACGGTCCCGATGGATGGCGCTCGACACGGAAGCTGAACGACTCGTCGTCGATGGCCCACCAACTACCCCGGGACTTGACCTTCTCGATCGTCAACCTCTCGGGAAGCGCGATATCGTTCCGTTCGAGGAACCGGATGACGGCGTCACGATCGGCGAGGTCCGGCAGATCCGACTCGTCGTGATCGGGATCGAACTCTGCCATGTCGGTACTTTGTATGAATGGACAAGACGGTACCGACGAACTCACAACCGTCCGTCCCGAAGCAAATGGAGGAAGATGACCATCTATCGGTTCCGCGTGAAGTCCGAATACGATCCGACCTCACTGTGGCGTGACATCGCTGTCGGGGGAGACCGGACGCTCGACGAGCTCCAGACGGTGCTGAACCACGCGGTGGGGCTCAACCAGGACCACCTCTGGTTTTTCGGGACCGACCAGGACTACTGGGATAGTGATGTTCAGTACAAGGGCCCAGAGGAGATCGAACAGTCAGCCGGTGGGCTGATGCGAGGCGGTGAGGAGTACAACGCTTCCGAGACGACGATCGGACAGATGGCTCGACAACTGGATCTGGACGAATGCGACCGGATCTGTTACCTGTTCGACTACGGCGACGAGTGGCGCTTTTACGCCATTCTCAAGGAGATCGATGAGACCGAATCTAGCGACAAAGCGCCCGAAGTTGTGAACGAGAACGGCGATCCTGTCGAGCAGTATGGCCTGCCAGATGAAGGATGGTGATCAGGTATGACCGTAGACAGAGACGAAGAACGGGACGAACGCATCAGGATGGAAGTGATCGTCGATGCCTACACCTCGGAGGAACAGGCACTTGGCTGGTACTACTACCTCGAAGACAAGGTGGGGTTTCCGTTCCAAGCACAATGTATCCAGGAGCGAACAGTTTCCCCACTGGAGGTGGGCGAAGAGGTACGCGTAGAAGGGATGGCGGACGAAGGGGATTGCATGAGCGAGATGTTCGTGCGTATCGAGTGGATGGACCGGGAATTTGGTGTGCCACTGTCACAGTTGGAGTTGGCCGATATGGACAGTGACACGCAGGAGGCTGTCGCAGACTGGCACTACTGGAATGGGCGCGGCAATCGATTGTGCTAACGGAAGTGTCGGTGGGTCCCGATGCTGCTTTCGTCGGCTACTCAGAGACGATTTTCCGGACACGGGCCTCGATTGCTTCGTCCCATTCGAAGCTATAGGCGAACTCTTCCCACCAGGACCCTGTTGGTCCCGCTGGCCACGCGGTCGGCCGTGAGAGGTCGTCAAAGAAGTCGGTCGAAAGTTCACTGAGATGTCCGTCAGCAGCGAGTTCAGCTACGGTTTCCGCTGCCGCGTGCTGGTCGGCATGGAACGTCTGCCGAAGAATCGCGCTTGCCCACGCCGTGCGATCATCCGTGACGGCGCTGTGGAGGGCATCGACGACCGATACGTCGGAGTGACCGATCGCCCAGCCGACGGTAGTCGATTCGTACCAGGCTTTCGTGTTTGGCGTGGCGTCGGCACACGCGAGCAGGTATTCAATCGCTGGAGTCGGGATGTCGGCGACAGTGCGTGTGAGTCGGCTTCGAATCACGTAGTGGGCGACAGCATTCCCCACGGC harbors:
- a CDS encoding DsbA family protein; this translates as MTPTITRRRLLAAGGVGLTGVGGGYVLLEQASGPSTPTCDSSPPAKLDPPALGNSNAPVTVTEYVDYSCPHCRDYALNTFPQIRREFVASGAVRYVHHDFPIPVNDWSRPAANAAREVQRLGGDQAMFAYTVALFRRQDDFSHGLFKDLAAELNANIDGEKVRQAAKTGAYCKLLNAEAKQASDRGVSATPTVYVNEEKLEAPSANSLIDAIEKAQ
- a CDS encoding PH domain-containing protein, with product MASVETADWLHLTDDEEVIWDGHPSLYTIGSDILFSLALIVVGLGLTTAFLIPLDWVPETLTEQWALLPLVFVVAGIVFFAIQYGMLRRTHYVITTEEVYRKEGLISQDVLKIRHDRIQNTTCSQSALERLFSLGDITIYTAGSDDLEILLTNVSQPQDVNGILTEAFDSVNDDGQADPQPL
- a CDS encoding orc1/cdc6 family replication initiation protein translates to MADGNEQQSLSQSIKGRLQQGVQNSVFRDKGLLDPDAVIDEDRIVGRDKQLDDIITYLRPALQGNRPPNMLLYGPSGTGKSLIINAVCQQVLELANSQGDRFGVIKINCQTIKSHDRAVYRLVKNAAIEAGVDIGVPQSGISTDQKLNRFYQILSNNFNSVIIILDEVDLLVGRQRDPNDEPAYSKLLYQLSRASQLGRIEGHVSVAALTNDPRFMEDLDGRAESSFNPQDVVYSDYDATQLQAILERRRDAYYDDVLEDGIISLSSAFAAQDHGDARKAIDLFRKAGEITDRQGGEIVREEHLRDAQKEAERDRTLTQMQGLSTQKKLSLYAAAIVPIHSQRNLSAVPSTIAYRVYQYITDLLDVDEKSRDSFLRYMNEAETYNFVDSEKRGRGYGSGVHKEYTFVDDPEVVAETLQANIRREGITHDEELIESVVNAQIQDFFDGK
- a CDS encoding SWIM zinc finger family protein, translating into MSSEQWPTVTEATVRELARSTSYDRGQSYYERGAVSDVVQRGETVRADVEGSQYQPYTVTIEFDDAGVARTDCSCPYDHGGICKHRVAVLLTYIRDSERVSNRQPISELIADANRETLQSLLVELADNRPEVADWVETRLTTADDESDTTASVSVSLDSIRRQTNHALPKPGQRGHNDAYAEAERMAEELDALIEQARMALEAGDGETALDVLAAITDELADNRWAGLLPHDIPRVYEVLGDLSEAFIEAILTAELTERERDDWEERLTEWDGQFQHFMGESTFRAAADAAAQGWDDARVQQAMEGDLDGGEFWEDEESRYAEDIVTARLTILERENRIGEYLNLAEAAAQSQAYAKMLVQEGRTEEAVDYTIERLSTPGAVLEVATTLRAHDQTQAALRVAQHGLTLEGFRKDTLAEWLRDRAASAGDCELALKAAVTAFEASPSLSAYQAVEEIAADDWEGIQSNLLEFLRTQNPRGNTAARSVEVFLHEEQYDEAIELADSTSQTSVIEPVVEAVIEERPQWAISTCKSQGEPIIENGQHDSYATAVRWLRRAGQAAQAADELDEWREYVETMRDDHYPKYKLRPMLDDLLEEF
- a CDS encoding SprT-like domain-containing protein, with the protein product MVEYSRLVAEEITTTLDRAGFESLSPDSFHIDVTDSFQRKLGECRPVRQPDGESGTDQYQIRIARRLFDDTCDSQWRDTVRHEVAHAHVLSTLGQDVQPHGSEWKEAARRAGANPTARYEASDDLLDADYVLACPDGCFERGYLQRTKRIKYPWKYACNECETRLVSYDAGDCPFDLEPGTCYVATLPWETSDDRETPDTSQTAPYLLACPNGCTEWPYQRRTKRIKNPWQYTCPECDTTLVSCDGRDTPTRFDPGSCNVESIPWSEPRIIHACPDGCFSLGYAQHCEETRHPNRYRCGDCNTRTVSYPAGQQPSDLAPGTNYTD
- a CDS encoding IS1096 element passenger TnpR family protein — translated: MTIYRFRVKSEYDPTSLWRDIAVGGDRTLDELQTVLNHAVGLNQDHLWFFGTDQDYWDSDVQYKGPEEIEQSAGGLMRGGEEYNASETTIGQMARQLDLDECDRICYLFDYGDEWRFYAILKEIDETESSDKAPEVVNENGDPVEQYGLPDEGW
- a CDS encoding calcium-binding protein; its protein translation is MTVDRDEERDERIRMEVIVDAYTSEEQALGWYYYLEDKVGFPFQAQCIQERTVSPLEVGEEVRVEGMADEGDCMSEMFVRIEWMDREFGVPLSQLELADMDSDTQEAVADWHYWNGRGNRLC